In Temnothorax longispinosus isolate EJ_2023e chromosome 2, Tlon_JGU_v1, whole genome shotgun sequence, one DNA window encodes the following:
- the LOC139808412 gene encoding antichymotrypsin-2 isoform X1 encodes MMVKKCFLRSAIATLPTFLSIIVQSIFLALFAIVIGSTSLVLSNQDMSSSSGQQNDIKTLSTACNKFTIPLYKSLSTNIDSNIVISPLSLHIILSLLSNGAGGLTLNELKSALHHDDTASLNDEFKFLALLLNNMENIDVRIANKIYVQDGFDLMAEFLAICTNIFQSSISRLNFKDNELAAKTMNSWVQKATNNKIFDIISSDDIDQDTRIMLINAIYFKSKWLHPFDQVHTVKRKFHVSKTETNLVPTMFKSSKYAYGDIPTWHTSFIEIPYLNQDIVMIILLPDREIELQVLENNFNWEVLADAPRSTDEVALYLPKFKFEITIDLKDALRKIGLNTMFEDNADFTRLSNIPLKVSHALQKIFIEINEEGSEAAAATVVGMRLKRMAILPMEFVVDRPFLFAIEHKPSRVPLFLGSVRNIEFVHEKDEL; translated from the exons ATGATGGTCAAGAAATGCTTTCTACGATCTGCGATAGCGACATTGCCGACATTTCTGTCTATCATTGtgcaatcaatatttttag ctTTGTTTGCAATCGTCATCGGTAGTACATCACTAGTACTGTCTAATCAAGATATGTCGTCGTCAAGTGGACAgcaaaatgatattaaaaccTTATCTACGGCATGTAACAAGTTTACGATTCCGTTGTACAAG agtTTGTCAACCAACATTGACAGCAACATTGTAATATCTCCCTTGAGCttgcatattatattatctttactTTCTAACGGTGCTGGAGGGCTTACATTGAACGAACTGAAATCTGCTCTTCACCATGACGATACGGCTTCTTTGAACGATGAATTTAAGTTTCTGGCTCTCTTGTTGAAT AATATGGAAAACATCGACGTGCGTATagcgaataaaatatacgttcAAGATGGATTTGACTTAATGGCAGAATTTTTAGCGATatgcacaaatatatttcaatcttCAATTTCAAGATTGAACTTTAAAGATAATGAACTTGCTGCAAAAACTATGAATTCATGGGTTCAAAAAGCaacaaataataagatatttgatataatttcttcTG ATGATATCGATCAAGATACAAGgattatgttaataaatgcTATTTACTTTAAGAGTAAATGGCTACACCCGTTTGACCAAGTTCATACAGTAAAACgcaaatttcatgtttctaaaACAGAAACGAATCTTGTTCCGACAATGTTTAAGAGCTCAAAGTACGCTTATGGAGATATACCAACTTGGCATACATCATTTATCGAAATTCCATACTTG AATCAAGACATtgtaatgataatattattaccgGATAGAGAGATAGAGTTGCAggttttagaaaataattttaactggGAAGTGTTGGCAGATGCACCTAGATCTACCGACGAGGTTGCATTATATCTGCCTAAATTCAAGTTTGAAATTACCATAGATTTGAAAGATGCTTTGCGTAAG ATCGGCTTAAATACGATGTTTGAAGATAATGCGGATTTTACACGTCTCTCGAACATTCCTTTAAAAGTAAGCCATgcgttacaaaaaattttcatagagATTAACGAAGAAGGTTCGGAAGCTGCTGCCGCGACAG TTGTGGGAATGAGACTGAAAAGGATGGCAATTTTACCGATGGAGTTCGTGGTGGATCGTCCGTTTTTGTTCGCGATTGAACATAAACCAAGCAGAGTACCACTATTTCTGGGAAGTGTGAGAAACATAGAGTTTGTTCATGAAAAAgatgaattataa
- the Ringer gene encoding tubulin polymerization-promoting protein homolog isoform X1 has translation MRITMQAEKRDTDTEKNETLNDVTTSVANEVTNLKMEDGSTSSTPSSPGSAEPGSFLASFKAFSKFGDPKSDGKLITLSQSDKWMKQAKVIDGKKITTTDTGIYFKKHKSTKLGVEQYKTFLEELAKSKKVDAAEMKKKMASCGPPGVTAGASGAGKAASTVDRLTDVSKYTGSHKQRFDETGKGKGIAGRKDVPDTSGYVQGYQHKDTYKAQ, from the exons ATGA GAATTACGATGCAAGCGGAGAAACGTGATACCGACACCGAGAAAAACGAGACTCTCAATGATGTGACGACTTCGGTCGCGAACGAGGTAACAAATTTGAAGATGGAAGACGGTTCGACGAGTTCGACGCCAAGCAGTCCTGGTAGCGCTGAACCGGGTAGCTTTTTAGCGAGTTTTAAAGCCTTCTCCAAATTTGGCGATCCAAAGAGCGATGGCAAACTAATTACGTTAAGTCAAAGTGACAAATGGATGAAGCAAGCAAAGGTGATCGATGGAAAGAAAATTACTACCACGGATACAGGGATTTACTTCAAGAAGCACAA ATCCACAAAGCTTGGTGTTGAACAATATAAAACGTTTCTCGAAGAATTGgccaaaagtaaaaaagtggACGCAGCggaaatgaaaaagaagatgGCTAGTTGTGGACCACCTGGGGTTACCGCGGGTGCTAGCGGA GCTGGGAAAGCAGCGTCGACAGTTGATAGGCTTACCGATGTCAGCAAATATACTGGCTCCCACAAACAACGTTTCGACGAGACAGGAAAAGGTAAAGGCATAGCAGGTCGCAAGGATGTACCAGACACGTCCGGATACGTCCAAGGTTACCAACATAAAGATACATATAAGGCCCAGTAG
- the Ringer gene encoding tubulin polymerization-promoting protein homolog isoform X2 — translation MQAEKRDTDTEKNETLNDVTTSVANEVTNLKMEDGSTSSTPSSPGSAEPGSFLASFKAFSKFGDPKSDGKLITLSQSDKWMKQAKVIDGKKITTTDTGIYFKKHKSTKLGVEQYKTFLEELAKSKKVDAAEMKKKMASCGPPGVTAGASGAGKAASTVDRLTDVSKYTGSHKQRFDETGKGKGIAGRKDVPDTSGYVQGYQHKDTYKAQ, via the exons ATGCAAGCGGAGAAACGTGATACCGACACCGAGAAAAACGAGACTCTCAATGATGTGACGACTTCGGTCGCGAACGAGGTAACAAATTTGAAGATGGAAGACGGTTCGACGAGTTCGACGCCAAGCAGTCCTGGTAGCGCTGAACCGGGTAGCTTTTTAGCGAGTTTTAAAGCCTTCTCCAAATTTGGCGATCCAAAGAGCGATGGCAAACTAATTACGTTAAGTCAAAGTGACAAATGGATGAAGCAAGCAAAGGTGATCGATGGAAAGAAAATTACTACCACGGATACAGGGATTTACTTCAAGAAGCACAA ATCCACAAAGCTTGGTGTTGAACAATATAAAACGTTTCTCGAAGAATTGgccaaaagtaaaaaagtggACGCAGCggaaatgaaaaagaagatgGCTAGTTGTGGACCACCTGGGGTTACCGCGGGTGCTAGCGGA GCTGGGAAAGCAGCGTCGACAGTTGATAGGCTTACCGATGTCAGCAAATATACTGGCTCCCACAAACAACGTTTCGACGAGACAGGAAAAGGTAAAGGCATAGCAGGTCGCAAGGATGTACCAGACACGTCCGGATACGTCCAAGGTTACCAACATAAAGATACATATAAGGCCCAGTAG
- the LOC139808412 gene encoding antichymotrypsin-2 isoform X2: MMLTQTALFAIVIGSTSLVLSNQDMSSSSGQQNDIKTLSTACNKFTIPLYKSLSTNIDSNIVISPLSLHIILSLLSNGAGGLTLNELKSALHHDDTASLNDEFKFLALLLNNMENIDVRIANKIYVQDGFDLMAEFLAICTNIFQSSISRLNFKDNELAAKTMNSWVQKATNNKIFDIISSDDIDQDTRIMLINAIYFKSKWLHPFDQVHTVKRKFHVSKTETNLVPTMFKSSKYAYGDIPTWHTSFIEIPYLNQDIVMIILLPDREIELQVLENNFNWEVLADAPRSTDEVALYLPKFKFEITIDLKDALRKIGLNTMFEDNADFTRLSNIPLKVSHALQKIFIEINEEGSEAAAATVVGMRLKRMAILPMEFVVDRPFLFAIEHKPSRVPLFLGSVRNIEFVHEKDEL; the protein is encoded by the exons ATGATGCTTACGCAGACAG ctTTGTTTGCAATCGTCATCGGTAGTACATCACTAGTACTGTCTAATCAAGATATGTCGTCGTCAAGTGGACAgcaaaatgatattaaaaccTTATCTACGGCATGTAACAAGTTTACGATTCCGTTGTACAAG agtTTGTCAACCAACATTGACAGCAACATTGTAATATCTCCCTTGAGCttgcatattatattatctttactTTCTAACGGTGCTGGAGGGCTTACATTGAACGAACTGAAATCTGCTCTTCACCATGACGATACGGCTTCTTTGAACGATGAATTTAAGTTTCTGGCTCTCTTGTTGAAT AATATGGAAAACATCGACGTGCGTATagcgaataaaatatacgttcAAGATGGATTTGACTTAATGGCAGAATTTTTAGCGATatgcacaaatatatttcaatcttCAATTTCAAGATTGAACTTTAAAGATAATGAACTTGCTGCAAAAACTATGAATTCATGGGTTCAAAAAGCaacaaataataagatatttgatataatttcttcTG ATGATATCGATCAAGATACAAGgattatgttaataaatgcTATTTACTTTAAGAGTAAATGGCTACACCCGTTTGACCAAGTTCATACAGTAAAACgcaaatttcatgtttctaaaACAGAAACGAATCTTGTTCCGACAATGTTTAAGAGCTCAAAGTACGCTTATGGAGATATACCAACTTGGCATACATCATTTATCGAAATTCCATACTTG AATCAAGACATtgtaatgataatattattaccgGATAGAGAGATAGAGTTGCAggttttagaaaataattttaactggGAAGTGTTGGCAGATGCACCTAGATCTACCGACGAGGTTGCATTATATCTGCCTAAATTCAAGTTTGAAATTACCATAGATTTGAAAGATGCTTTGCGTAAG ATCGGCTTAAATACGATGTTTGAAGATAATGCGGATTTTACACGTCTCTCGAACATTCCTTTAAAAGTAAGCCATgcgttacaaaaaattttcatagagATTAACGAAGAAGGTTCGGAAGCTGCTGCCGCGACAG TTGTGGGAATGAGACTGAAAAGGATGGCAATTTTACCGATGGAGTTCGTGGTGGATCGTCCGTTTTTGTTCGCGATTGAACATAAACCAAGCAGAGTACCACTATTTCTGGGAAGTGTGAGAAACATAGAGTTTGTTCATGAAAAAgatgaattataa
- the LOC139808412 gene encoding antichymotrypsin-2 isoform X3: MSSSSGQQNDIKTLSTACNKFTIPLYKSLSTNIDSNIVISPLSLHIILSLLSNGAGGLTLNELKSALHHDDTASLNDEFKFLALLLNNMENIDVRIANKIYVQDGFDLMAEFLAICTNIFQSSISRLNFKDNELAAKTMNSWVQKATNNKIFDIISSDDIDQDTRIMLINAIYFKSKWLHPFDQVHTVKRKFHVSKTETNLVPTMFKSSKYAYGDIPTWHTSFIEIPYLNQDIVMIILLPDREIELQVLENNFNWEVLADAPRSTDEVALYLPKFKFEITIDLKDALRKIGLNTMFEDNADFTRLSNIPLKVSHALQKIFIEINEEGSEAAAATVVGMRLKRMAILPMEFVVDRPFLFAIEHKPSRVPLFLGSVRNIEFVHEKDEL; the protein is encoded by the exons ATGTCGTCGTCAAGTGGACAgcaaaatgatattaaaaccTTATCTACGGCATGTAACAAGTTTACGATTCCGTTGTACAAG agtTTGTCAACCAACATTGACAGCAACATTGTAATATCTCCCTTGAGCttgcatattatattatctttactTTCTAACGGTGCTGGAGGGCTTACATTGAACGAACTGAAATCTGCTCTTCACCATGACGATACGGCTTCTTTGAACGATGAATTTAAGTTTCTGGCTCTCTTGTTGAAT AATATGGAAAACATCGACGTGCGTATagcgaataaaatatacgttcAAGATGGATTTGACTTAATGGCAGAATTTTTAGCGATatgcacaaatatatttcaatcttCAATTTCAAGATTGAACTTTAAAGATAATGAACTTGCTGCAAAAACTATGAATTCATGGGTTCAAAAAGCaacaaataataagatatttgatataatttcttcTG ATGATATCGATCAAGATACAAGgattatgttaataaatgcTATTTACTTTAAGAGTAAATGGCTACACCCGTTTGACCAAGTTCATACAGTAAAACgcaaatttcatgtttctaaaACAGAAACGAATCTTGTTCCGACAATGTTTAAGAGCTCAAAGTACGCTTATGGAGATATACCAACTTGGCATACATCATTTATCGAAATTCCATACTTG AATCAAGACATtgtaatgataatattattaccgGATAGAGAGATAGAGTTGCAggttttagaaaataattttaactggGAAGTGTTGGCAGATGCACCTAGATCTACCGACGAGGTTGCATTATATCTGCCTAAATTCAAGTTTGAAATTACCATAGATTTGAAAGATGCTTTGCGTAAG ATCGGCTTAAATACGATGTTTGAAGATAATGCGGATTTTACACGTCTCTCGAACATTCCTTTAAAAGTAAGCCATgcgttacaaaaaattttcatagagATTAACGAAGAAGGTTCGGAAGCTGCTGCCGCGACAG TTGTGGGAATGAGACTGAAAAGGATGGCAATTTTACCGATGGAGTTCGTGGTGGATCGTCCGTTTTTGTTCGCGATTGAACATAAACCAAGCAGAGTACCACTATTTCTGGGAAGTGTGAGAAACATAGAGTTTGTTCATGAAAAAgatgaattataa
- the LOC139808410 gene encoding uncharacterized protein isoform X3: MFSRTMLNFFSGALLLIAIVPDAASYNKYGRTCKDIGCRSDETCVMAEDPCTGYTDKCGRYPTCRKTSDASCTSMVCGGNEYCKSENGAPKCVRKSTGLDLTALPPGLNQVSHRSTPRVPSPPPRSSSYGGRYSGHSGSRNTIGDGSIFNRLFGNDHRPRPTSSVRSTTQANGNNYYTTHTRVDSHGNRVWTFSENDQMRTRTVPKRQTSYPTEAETHGSSDTSNNSDGQSYPARSLGYPSGSGYPGNSGYPSSGSSRAPDSTNQPRSGYPSSDSAGYSPSRSSGYPSSGSSGYPSSGSSGYPSSGSSGYSPSRSSGYPSSGSSGYPSSGSPGYPSSGSSGYPSQSSGYPSSGSSGYPLSGSSSHPSRDGSGYPGRSSGSSGYPDNSRNSNGEETVRRTGANAVNAGYPSYPSYPRTSGYPEGNPSYRGNSNGYPQNYPQGGYYQGQNYMTTTKRPGIRDQLTNFARNVAEKVLTQTILDRVTGRHQ, from the exons atgttTTCGCGCACtatgttgaattttttttctgggGCGTTGCTGCTAATTGCCATTGTTCCAGATGCGGCATCTTACAACA AATATGGAAGAACCTGTAAGGACATTGGCTGCCGTAGTGATGAAACGTGCGTGATGGCTGAGGATCCTTGTACCGGCTATACAGATAAATGTGGACGATATCCGACTTGCCGGAAGACAAGTG ACGCAAGTTGTACTAGTATGGTTTGCGGAGGGAACGAATATTGTAAAAGCGAAAATGGTGCGCCGAAATGTGTGAGAAAGTCTACGGGATTAG atttaacaGCACTACCTCCGGGACTAAATCAAGTGTCGCATCGATCGACACCAAGAGTGCCATCGCCGCCGCCTAGATCTTCGTCATATGGAGGAAGATACAGCGGTCACTCCGGTTCCAGAAATACCATAGGTGATGGTTCCATTTTCAATCGTTTATTCGGCAACGACCATCGCCCTCGGCCCACCAGCTCTGTCAGAAGCACTACGCAAGCAAACGGAAACAATTATTACACTACTCACACTCGCGTGGACAGTCATGGAAACAGAGTCTGGACATTTTCTG AAAATGACCAAATGAGGACACGAACAGTTCCAAAACGGCAAACTAGTTATCCGACAGAAGCCGAGACACATGGCTCTTCAGATACTTCTAACAATTCGGACGGTCAATCGTATCCTGCTAGATCTCTCGGTTATCCATCCGGTTCGGGATATCCTGGTAATAGCGGTTACCCAAGTTCCGGATCTTCGAGAGCTCCTGACTCGACAAATCAACCCCGATCTGGTTATCCATCCAGTGATTCTGCCGGCTATTCACCTAGTCGATCATCCGGTTATCCGTCCAGTGGGTCATCCGGCTACCCGTCCAGCGGATCATCTGGATACCCGTCTAGTGGATCATCTGGATATTCACCTAGTCGATCATCCGGTTATCCGTCCAGTGGGTCATCCGGCTACCCGTCCAGCGGATCGCCCGGCTACCCGTCCAGCGGATCGTCCGGCTACCCTAGTCAATCATCTGGTTATCCGTCCAGCGGATCCTCTGGTTACCCTTTGAGTGGATCATCCAGTCATCCATCTAGAGATGGTTCCGGTTATCCAGGTAGAAGTAGCGGTTCTTCAGGATATCCAGATAATTCTAGGAATTCTAATGGCGAGGAAACTGTTAGACGAACCGGCGCTAATGCTGTAAACGCTGGCTATCCGAGTTATCCAAGCTATCCACGTACATCCGGATATCCGGAAGGAAATCCATCATACCGCG GTAACTCAAATGgatatccacaaaattatcCACAAGGAGGATATTATCAAGGTCAGAATTATATGACTACTACCAAGCGTCCTGGCATTCGAGATCAACTGACGAATTTTGCACGAAATGTAGCAGAGAAGGTGCTAACGCAAACGATACTAGATCGCGTCACCGGCAGACATCAATAA
- the LOC139808410 gene encoding uncharacterized protein isoform X2, which translates to MFSRTMLNFFSGALLLIAIVPDAASYNKYGRTCKDIGCRSDETCVMAEDPCTGYTDKCGRYPTCRKTSDASCTSMVCGGNEYCKSENGAPKCVRKSTGLALPPGLNQVSHRSTPRVPSPPPRSSSYGGRYSGHSGSRNTIGDGSIFNRLFGNDHRPRPTSSVRSTTQANGNNYYTTHTRVDSHGNRVWTFSENDQMRTRTVPKRQTSYPTEAETHGSSDTSNNSDGQSYPARSLGYPSGSGYPGNSGYPSSGSSRAPDSTNQPRSGYPSSDSAGYSPSRSSGYPSSGSSGYPSSGSSGYPSSGSSGYSPSRSSGYPSSGSSGYPSSGSPGYPSSGSSGYPSQSSGYPSSGSSGYPLSGSSSHPSRDGSGYPGRSSGSSGYPDNSRNSNGEETVRRTGANAVNAGYPSYPSYPRTSGYPEGNPSYRGNYYPTQDTGYPYNNQNSNQGNSNGYPQNYPQGGYYQGQNYMTTTKRPGIRDQLTNFARNVAEKVLTQTILDRVTGRHQ; encoded by the exons atgttTTCGCGCACtatgttgaattttttttctgggGCGTTGCTGCTAATTGCCATTGTTCCAGATGCGGCATCTTACAACA AATATGGAAGAACCTGTAAGGACATTGGCTGCCGTAGTGATGAAACGTGCGTGATGGCTGAGGATCCTTGTACCGGCTATACAGATAAATGTGGACGATATCCGACTTGCCGGAAGACAAGTG ACGCAAGTTGTACTAGTATGGTTTGCGGAGGGAACGAATATTGTAAAAGCGAAAATGGTGCGCCGAAATGTGTGAGAAAGTCTACGGGATTAG CACTACCTCCGGGACTAAATCAAGTGTCGCATCGATCGACACCAAGAGTGCCATCGCCGCCGCCTAGATCTTCGTCATATGGAGGAAGATACAGCGGTCACTCCGGTTCCAGAAATACCATAGGTGATGGTTCCATTTTCAATCGTTTATTCGGCAACGACCATCGCCCTCGGCCCACCAGCTCTGTCAGAAGCACTACGCAAGCAAACGGAAACAATTATTACACTACTCACACTCGCGTGGACAGTCATGGAAACAGAGTCTGGACATTTTCTG AAAATGACCAAATGAGGACACGAACAGTTCCAAAACGGCAAACTAGTTATCCGACAGAAGCCGAGACACATGGCTCTTCAGATACTTCTAACAATTCGGACGGTCAATCGTATCCTGCTAGATCTCTCGGTTATCCATCCGGTTCGGGATATCCTGGTAATAGCGGTTACCCAAGTTCCGGATCTTCGAGAGCTCCTGACTCGACAAATCAACCCCGATCTGGTTATCCATCCAGTGATTCTGCCGGCTATTCACCTAGTCGATCATCCGGTTATCCGTCCAGTGGGTCATCCGGCTACCCGTCCAGCGGATCATCTGGATACCCGTCTAGTGGATCATCTGGATATTCACCTAGTCGATCATCCGGTTATCCGTCCAGTGGGTCATCCGGCTACCCGTCCAGCGGATCGCCCGGCTACCCGTCCAGCGGATCGTCCGGCTACCCTAGTCAATCATCTGGTTATCCGTCCAGCGGATCCTCTGGTTACCCTTTGAGTGGATCATCCAGTCATCCATCTAGAGATGGTTCCGGTTATCCAGGTAGAAGTAGCGGTTCTTCAGGATATCCAGATAATTCTAGGAATTCTAATGGCGAGGAAACTGTTAGACGAACCGGCGCTAATGCTGTAAACGCTGGCTATCCGAGTTATCCAAGCTATCCACGTACATCCGGATATCCGGAAGGAAATCCATCATACCGCGGTAACTACTATCCGACCCAAGATACAGGATATCCTTACAATAATCAAAATTCTAATCAAGGTAACTCAAATGgatatccacaaaattatcCACAAGGAGGATATTATCAAGGTCAGAATTATATGACTACTACCAAGCGTCCTGGCATTCGAGATCAACTGACGAATTTTGCACGAAATGTAGCAGAGAAGGTGCTAACGCAAACGATACTAGATCGCGTCACCGGCAGACATCAATAA
- the LOC139808410 gene encoding uncharacterized protein isoform X4 → MFSRTMLNFFSGALLLIAIVPDAASYNKYGRTCKDIGCRSDETCVMAEDPCTGYTDKCGRYPTCRKTSDASCTSMVCGGNEYCKSENGAPKCVRKSTGLENDQMRTRTVPKRQTSYPTEAETHGSSDTSNNSDGQSYPARSLGYPSGSGYPGNSGYPSSGSSRAPDSTNQPRSGYPSSDSAGYSPSRSSGYPSSGSSGYPSSGSSGYPSSGSSGYSPSRSSGYPSSGSSGYPSSGSPGYPSSGSSGYPSQSSGYPSSGSSGYPLSGSSSHPSRDGSGYPGRSSGSSGYPDNSRNSNGEETVRRTGANAVNAGYPSYPSYPRTSGYPEGNPSYRGNYYPTQDTGYPYNNQNSNQGNSNGYPQNYPQGGYYQGQNYMTTTKRPGIRDQLTNFARNVAEKVLTQTILDRVTGRHQ, encoded by the exons atgttTTCGCGCACtatgttgaattttttttctgggGCGTTGCTGCTAATTGCCATTGTTCCAGATGCGGCATCTTACAACA AATATGGAAGAACCTGTAAGGACATTGGCTGCCGTAGTGATGAAACGTGCGTGATGGCTGAGGATCCTTGTACCGGCTATACAGATAAATGTGGACGATATCCGACTTGCCGGAAGACAAGTG ACGCAAGTTGTACTAGTATGGTTTGCGGAGGGAACGAATATTGTAAAAGCGAAAATGGTGCGCCGAAATGTGTGAGAAAGTCTACGGGATTAG AAAATGACCAAATGAGGACACGAACAGTTCCAAAACGGCAAACTAGTTATCCGACAGAAGCCGAGACACATGGCTCTTCAGATACTTCTAACAATTCGGACGGTCAATCGTATCCTGCTAGATCTCTCGGTTATCCATCCGGTTCGGGATATCCTGGTAATAGCGGTTACCCAAGTTCCGGATCTTCGAGAGCTCCTGACTCGACAAATCAACCCCGATCTGGTTATCCATCCAGTGATTCTGCCGGCTATTCACCTAGTCGATCATCCGGTTATCCGTCCAGTGGGTCATCCGGCTACCCGTCCAGCGGATCATCTGGATACCCGTCTAGTGGATCATCTGGATATTCACCTAGTCGATCATCCGGTTATCCGTCCAGTGGGTCATCCGGCTACCCGTCCAGCGGATCGCCCGGCTACCCGTCCAGCGGATCGTCCGGCTACCCTAGTCAATCATCTGGTTATCCGTCCAGCGGATCCTCTGGTTACCCTTTGAGTGGATCATCCAGTCATCCATCTAGAGATGGTTCCGGTTATCCAGGTAGAAGTAGCGGTTCTTCAGGATATCCAGATAATTCTAGGAATTCTAATGGCGAGGAAACTGTTAGACGAACCGGCGCTAATGCTGTAAACGCTGGCTATCCGAGTTATCCAAGCTATCCACGTACATCCGGATATCCGGAAGGAAATCCATCATACCGCGGTAACTACTATCCGACCCAAGATACAGGATATCCTTACAATAATCAAAATTCTAATCAAGGTAACTCAAATGgatatccacaaaattatcCACAAGGAGGATATTATCAAGGTCAGAATTATATGACTACTACCAAGCGTCCTGGCATTCGAGATCAACTGACGAATTTTGCACGAAATGTAGCAGAGAAGGTGCTAACGCAAACGATACTAGATCGCGTCACCGGCAGACATCAATAA
- the LOC139808410 gene encoding uncharacterized protein isoform X1, protein MFSRTMLNFFSGALLLIAIVPDAASYNKYGRTCKDIGCRSDETCVMAEDPCTGYTDKCGRYPTCRKTSDASCTSMVCGGNEYCKSENGAPKCVRKSTGLDLTALPPGLNQVSHRSTPRVPSPPPRSSSYGGRYSGHSGSRNTIGDGSIFNRLFGNDHRPRPTSSVRSTTQANGNNYYTTHTRVDSHGNRVWTFSENDQMRTRTVPKRQTSYPTEAETHGSSDTSNNSDGQSYPARSLGYPSGSGYPGNSGYPSSGSSRAPDSTNQPRSGYPSSDSAGYSPSRSSGYPSSGSSGYPSSGSSGYPSSGSSGYSPSRSSGYPSSGSSGYPSSGSPGYPSSGSSGYPSQSSGYPSSGSSGYPLSGSSSHPSRDGSGYPGRSSGSSGYPDNSRNSNGEETVRRTGANAVNAGYPSYPSYPRTSGYPEGNPSYRGNYYPTQDTGYPYNNQNSNQGNSNGYPQNYPQGGYYQGQNYMTTTKRPGIRDQLTNFARNVAEKVLTQTILDRVTGRHQ, encoded by the exons atgttTTCGCGCACtatgttgaattttttttctgggGCGTTGCTGCTAATTGCCATTGTTCCAGATGCGGCATCTTACAACA AATATGGAAGAACCTGTAAGGACATTGGCTGCCGTAGTGATGAAACGTGCGTGATGGCTGAGGATCCTTGTACCGGCTATACAGATAAATGTGGACGATATCCGACTTGCCGGAAGACAAGTG ACGCAAGTTGTACTAGTATGGTTTGCGGAGGGAACGAATATTGTAAAAGCGAAAATGGTGCGCCGAAATGTGTGAGAAAGTCTACGGGATTAG atttaacaGCACTACCTCCGGGACTAAATCAAGTGTCGCATCGATCGACACCAAGAGTGCCATCGCCGCCGCCTAGATCTTCGTCATATGGAGGAAGATACAGCGGTCACTCCGGTTCCAGAAATACCATAGGTGATGGTTCCATTTTCAATCGTTTATTCGGCAACGACCATCGCCCTCGGCCCACCAGCTCTGTCAGAAGCACTACGCAAGCAAACGGAAACAATTATTACACTACTCACACTCGCGTGGACAGTCATGGAAACAGAGTCTGGACATTTTCTG AAAATGACCAAATGAGGACACGAACAGTTCCAAAACGGCAAACTAGTTATCCGACAGAAGCCGAGACACATGGCTCTTCAGATACTTCTAACAATTCGGACGGTCAATCGTATCCTGCTAGATCTCTCGGTTATCCATCCGGTTCGGGATATCCTGGTAATAGCGGTTACCCAAGTTCCGGATCTTCGAGAGCTCCTGACTCGACAAATCAACCCCGATCTGGTTATCCATCCAGTGATTCTGCCGGCTATTCACCTAGTCGATCATCCGGTTATCCGTCCAGTGGGTCATCCGGCTACCCGTCCAGCGGATCATCTGGATACCCGTCTAGTGGATCATCTGGATATTCACCTAGTCGATCATCCGGTTATCCGTCCAGTGGGTCATCCGGCTACCCGTCCAGCGGATCGCCCGGCTACCCGTCCAGCGGATCGTCCGGCTACCCTAGTCAATCATCTGGTTATCCGTCCAGCGGATCCTCTGGTTACCCTTTGAGTGGATCATCCAGTCATCCATCTAGAGATGGTTCCGGTTATCCAGGTAGAAGTAGCGGTTCTTCAGGATATCCAGATAATTCTAGGAATTCTAATGGCGAGGAAACTGTTAGACGAACCGGCGCTAATGCTGTAAACGCTGGCTATCCGAGTTATCCAAGCTATCCACGTACATCCGGATATCCGGAAGGAAATCCATCATACCGCGGTAACTACTATCCGACCCAAGATACAGGATATCCTTACAATAATCAAAATTCTAATCAAGGTAACTCAAATGgatatccacaaaattatcCACAAGGAGGATATTATCAAGGTCAGAATTATATGACTACTACCAAGCGTCCTGGCATTCGAGATCAACTGACGAATTTTGCACGAAATGTAGCAGAGAAGGTGCTAACGCAAACGATACTAGATCGCGTCACCGGCAGACATCAATAA